In the genome of Pediococcus claussenii ATCC BAA-344, one region contains:
- a CDS encoding NupC/NupG family nucleoside CNT transporter — MYLAINILGIFVFLGVAILFSKNRKKINWQSVGVMLVINVFLAWFLANSKIGVDGVKAAADGFKWLVDISYQGIAFALPDWVHVKQMNFVTSALLPILMIVPLFDILTYIGVLPWIIKWVGKGLAIITRQPKFESFFAVEMMFLGNTEALAVSSLQLRQMKSDRLVTIALMSMSCVTASILGAYMLMMPGQYIIAAVPINIVNAIIVTSILNPVTVTPEEDTIAKIGGASAPAENTDTLESGSEEVAESEVKAETAVNEREPFFSFLGDSILGAGRLILIITANVIAFVALAALIDALLKKINPALTLENILGIIMFPFAWLMGLNVHDAFQFAQYMGTKLVTNEFVVMGKVAGIKNTFQPHFLAMLTVFLTSFANFSTTGMIIGAFKGLVNKEKNDVVSKNVGYMLLSGILVSLLSAGLVGIFVWK, encoded by the coding sequence ATGTATTTGGCAATTAATATCTTGGGTATTTTTGTTTTTCTAGGAGTTGCGATCCTATTTTCTAAAAATCGCAAGAAGATCAACTGGCAATCAGTTGGTGTTATGTTAGTGATTAATGTATTCTTGGCTTGGTTCTTAGCTAACTCGAAGATTGGTGTAGATGGAGTTAAGGCTGCTGCCGATGGTTTCAAATGGTTAGTTGATATTTCATATCAAGGTATTGCATTTGCACTTCCTGATTGGGTTCATGTTAAACAAATGAACTTTGTTACAAGTGCCTTGCTTCCAATCTTGATGATTGTTCCATTGTTCGATATCTTAACTTACATTGGTGTTCTTCCATGGATTATCAAGTGGGTAGGTAAAGGTTTAGCTATTATTACACGTCAACCTAAATTTGAATCATTCTTTGCGGTTGAGATGATGTTTCTTGGCAATACTGAAGCACTTGCTGTTTCAAGTTTACAATTACGTCAAATGAAGTCGGATCGTTTAGTTACAATTGCACTTATGTCAATGAGTTGTGTTACTGCTTCAATTCTAGGTGCATACATGCTTATGATGCCCGGTCAATATATTATTGCTGCTGTTCCAATTAATATCGTTAACGCGATTATTGTTACAAGTATTTTAAACCCGGTTACCGTTACACCGGAAGAAGATACAATTGCTAAAATCGGTGGTGCAAGTGCACCTGCGGAAAATACAGACACGCTTGAATCTGGTTCTGAAGAAGTTGCTGAATCAGAAGTTAAGGCTGAAACAGCCGTTAATGAACGCGAACCATTCTTCTCATTCTTAGGAGATTCAATCTTAGGTGCTGGTCGTTTAATCTTGATCATCACTGCTAACGTTATTGCCTTTGTTGCTTTAGCTGCACTGATTGATGCTCTTTTGAAGAAGATTAACCCTGCACTTACGCTGGAAAATATTTTGGGTATCATTATGTTCCCATTTGCATGGCTAATGGGGCTAAATGTACATGATGCATTCCAATTTGCTCAATACATGGGTACTAAGTTAGTTACAAATGAATTCGTTGTTATGGGGAAAGTCGCTGGAATTAAAAACACATTCCAACCACATTTTCTTGCAATGCTAACAGTATTCTTAACATCTTTTGCTAACTTCTCAACTACTGGTATGATTATTGGTGCATTTAAAGGATTGGTTAATAAAGAAAAGAACGACGTTGTTTCTAAAAATGTTGGATACATGTTGCTTTCAGGTATCTTGGTTTCACTACTTTCGGCTGGTTTAGTCGGAATCTTTGTTTGGAAATAA
- a CDS encoding ATP-dependent DNA helicase, which yields MQPKIGIRQLVEFVLRSGDLNEQMNSQNTAFEGARIHRKLQSERPESYEKEYYVQREVDIAGTPYIVDGRADGVVANDTLWIEEIKTSDPKFEDLSENTKTLYWGQAKVYGAILTQDLDYETVKIQLTYYQRPTDKIVTEEHEYSREELQDFFNNLVHEYERWIKLRNEWRDKRNNSIHQTDFPFPEYRNGQRELAVAAYKTVLTGQRLFIEAPTGTGKTISTLFPVIKAVGEGKIDRVFYLTAKQSTRGVAEDGINLMVEKGLQIKSITLTAKEKMIFPEEVDVKPDQNPFMVGYYDRVKDGLLDVLENENQLTKNLIQKYARKHSLDPFEFSLDLSLFCDVIIGDYNYLFDPMVYLQRFFAGDDDDNFFLIDEAHNLVSRSRDMYSADLNEGLVVRVRTLLDKSTSAVESKQLKRRLTQLNNELKLIKNNFEERAQGNFVATTEPLDDIEKAILNFNEVTREWLPKQPDSDLTSSVLDLFFAGNKYIKIGEFYDNSYRVLMSKDDDGNLLIQEKILDPSPYLNKSLEKGHGALFFSATLSPIDYYKDTFGSSDGLVMQLSSPFEMKQQNIIVTTYVDTKYAARINNIPNIVASINALVNAKQGNYLIFCPSYGFMKQIVMEFQSRNPATDVVIQNGGMNENERQDFLDAFRVKSDKNLVGFAVLGGVFSEGIDLTEEQLIGVGIVSVGLPGLSEERKLLQEYFDEKNGRGFEYAYQLPGMNHVLQAAGRLIRTSKDRGNVVLMDQRFATRRYTDLFPRHWNYFKKAYSVEQLEQQIQSFWSN from the coding sequence GTGCAACCTAAAATTGGAATTCGACAGTTGGTGGAATTTGTATTGCGGTCAGGTGACTTAAACGAACAAATGAATAGTCAAAATACTGCTTTTGAGGGTGCACGTATTCACCGAAAATTGCAAAGTGAGAGGCCAGAAAGCTATGAAAAAGAATATTATGTTCAACGTGAAGTAGATATTGCAGGAACTCCATACATAGTTGATGGACGTGCAGATGGAGTTGTCGCCAATGATACTTTGTGGATAGAGGAAATCAAAACATCAGATCCTAAGTTTGAAGATTTGTCTGAAAATACTAAAACGTTATATTGGGGGCAAGCTAAAGTTTATGGTGCAATTCTGACACAGGATTTGGATTACGAAACGGTGAAGATTCAGCTAACGTATTATCAGAGACCGACGGATAAAATAGTAACGGAAGAGCACGAATATTCTCGTGAAGAGCTACAAGATTTTTTTAATAACTTAGTACATGAATATGAGCGTTGGATAAAGTTGAGAAACGAGTGGCGAGATAAACGAAATAATAGTATTCATCAAACCGATTTTCCGTTTCCTGAATATCGTAATGGACAACGGGAATTAGCTGTAGCGGCTTACAAAACAGTTTTAACGGGTCAAAGACTATTTATTGAGGCGCCAACTGGTACTGGAAAAACAATATCAACTTTATTTCCTGTAATAAAAGCGGTAGGTGAAGGGAAAATCGACCGAGTATTCTATTTAACTGCTAAACAAAGTACACGTGGTGTTGCAGAAGATGGGATTAACCTAATGGTTGAGAAAGGTCTGCAAATAAAATCAATAACATTGACTGCTAAGGAAAAAATGATTTTTCCTGAAGAGGTTGATGTTAAACCCGACCAAAATCCATTTATGGTGGGGTATTATGACCGGGTAAAAGATGGATTATTAGATGTTCTTGAAAATGAAAATCAACTAACGAAGAATCTTATTCAAAAATATGCAAGAAAACATAGCTTAGATCCATTTGAGTTTTCACTGGATTTATCGCTTTTTTGTGACGTGATAATTGGCGATTATAATTATTTGTTTGATCCAATGGTGTATTTACAGCGTTTTTTTGCTGGGGATGACGATGATAATTTCTTCTTAATTGATGAAGCTCACAATTTAGTTTCCCGCTCACGAGATATGTACTCAGCTGATCTGAATGAAGGGTTAGTAGTAAGGGTTAGAACATTGTTAGATAAATCAACTTCAGCAGTGGAATCTAAGCAGTTGAAACGACGTCTAACACAACTTAATAATGAACTTAAATTGATTAAAAATAATTTTGAAGAGAGAGCACAGGGTAACTTTGTTGCAACTACTGAACCTCTAGATGACATTGAAAAGGCAATTCTGAACTTCAATGAAGTTACACGAGAGTGGTTACCCAAGCAACCGGATAGTGATTTGACTAGCAGTGTGTTAGACCTTTTTTTTGCTGGAAATAAGTATATTAAGATTGGCGAGTTTTATGATAATAGCTATAGAGTATTGATGAGTAAAGATGATGATGGTAATTTATTGATCCAAGAGAAAATATTAGATCCAAGCCCATATTTAAATAAGTCGTTAGAAAAGGGGCATGGAGCATTGTTCTTTTCAGCAACTCTTTCGCCAATCGATTACTACAAGGACACATTTGGTAGTTCAGACGGACTTGTGATGCAATTGAGTTCACCATTTGAAATGAAGCAACAAAATATTATCGTGACAACTTATGTTGATACAAAATATGCGGCAAGAATTAATAACATCCCGAATATAGTAGCGTCAATTAATGCTTTGGTGAATGCTAAACAAGGCAATTACCTGATTTTTTGTCCGTCTTATGGATTTATGAAACAGATTGTCATGGAATTTCAAAGCCGCAATCCCGCGACAGACGTTGTGATCCAAAATGGCGGGATGAATGAAAATGAAAGACAAGACTTTTTGGATGCGTTTCGAGTGAAATCCGATAAGAATTTAGTTGGATTTGCTGTACTTGGGGGTGTTTTTTCAGAAGGGATTGATCTAACCGAAGAGCAGTTGATTGGAGTTGGAATTGTGAGTGTTGGTTTGCCAGGCTTAAGTGAAGAACGCAAACTTTTACAAGAATACTTTGACGAAAAGAATGGGCGTGGATTTGAATATGCCTACCAACTTCCGGGGATGAACCATGTATTACAAGCAGCGGGGCGTTTGATTCGAACTAGCAAGGATCGTGGCAATGTAGTTTTAATGGATCAGAGATTTGCAACCCGAAGATATACTGATCTTTTTCCCAGACACTGGAATTATTTTAAGAAGGCCTATTCGGTTGAGCAACTTGAGCAACAAATACAAAGTTTTTGGTCTAATTGA
- a CDS encoding MerR family transcriptional regulator, with protein sequence MAKDIKADEFITGSDVVDKIERIGSLATLGNWAKEMERNGHSFQHDGRGRRIYSEEDMQILEEMNRLLGDRHTLKQAVQVTLGMEGKDVNNDNSNKNQPMIIDASMKNFIETQTKDMQDMKTLMTKLVEQNQTYQEENTKLEKKIDDLAEQSKKMLEAPEKKGWWARHFG encoded by the coding sequence ATGGCAAAAGATATTAAAGCAGACGAATTTATTACTGGCTCTGATGTGGTTGATAAGATTGAACGGATTGGAAGCCTGGCAACATTAGGTAACTGGGCAAAAGAAATGGAACGAAATGGGCATTCATTCCAACATGATGGACGTGGTCGTCGTATTTACTCAGAAGAAGATATGCAAATCTTAGAAGAAATGAACCGTTTATTGGGAGATCGGCATACTCTTAAGCAGGCTGTCCAAGTTACATTGGGGATGGAAGGCAAAGATGTAAATAACGATAATTCAAATAAAAATCAGCCAATGATAATTGATGCTTCCATGAAGAACTTCATTGAAACACAAACTAAAGATATGCAAGACATGAAAACATTAATGACTAAACTGGTTGAGCAGAATCAAACTTACCAAGAGGAAAATACTAAGCTTGAAAAGAAGATTGATGATCTTGCTGAACAAAGCAAAAAAATGTTAGAAGCTCCCGAAAAAAAGGGTTGGTGGGCTCGTCATTTCGGGTAA
- a CDS encoding multidrug effflux MFS transporter → MNIHKLSKFDRVWLVFFMGLVSATGPLSLDMYLPGLPQMQSYFHSSASALQLSITFCLIGLAVGQLFVGPISDHYGRKIPLIGGFLLYAITSLSLIFIHNIWLFIFIRLLQGLAGSAGQVLSRAVARDIYDGRELTKFYSMLMAVNGAFPIIAPIIGGILLPLVGWQGIFILLFIIGILVVIGVIFTIPETLKSGQRGSQPIKESFVDMLKMFSHHRFVLIALTQGLVFGALFSYIAASSFVFESFFHMSVHQFSILYAINGLGIILGNNLPGYLMDYVKNRDLLLGGLIVGTFASCLMVGSLLVDPMPILVIIPLFVVVFCVGIVNTMATSMAMSIEGSSNAGAASAVLGLLMNIIGALASPLSGIMGAQSYAPMAFLIFGSEVLGLILFIFALRMRKRS, encoded by the coding sequence ATGAATATTCACAAATTATCAAAGTTTGACCGTGTGTGGTTAGTATTCTTTATGGGACTAGTTAGTGCAACTGGTCCGCTATCACTTGATATGTATCTGCCTGGATTGCCGCAAATGCAGTCCTATTTTCATTCATCAGCTTCTGCCCTACAATTGAGCATTACATTTTGTTTAATTGGGTTAGCCGTTGGACAATTGTTTGTGGGCCCAATTAGTGATCATTATGGGCGTAAGATTCCATTAATAGGAGGATTTTTACTCTATGCGATCACTTCACTTAGTTTAATATTTATACATAATATATGGTTATTTATTTTTATTAGGTTGTTACAAGGACTGGCAGGATCTGCAGGACAAGTTTTATCTCGAGCAGTTGCCCGTGATATTTACGATGGAAGAGAACTTACGAAGTTTTATTCCATGTTAATGGCGGTAAATGGTGCCTTTCCAATTATTGCCCCTATCATTGGTGGTATTTTACTTCCACTTGTCGGTTGGCAAGGAATTTTTATTTTACTATTCATTATTGGAATCTTGGTAGTAATTGGTGTAATATTTACAATTCCAGAAACTTTGAAGTCTGGACAGCGTGGAAGTCAGCCAATTAAGGAAAGCTTTGTTGACATGCTGAAAATGTTTAGCCACCATCGTTTTGTTTTAATTGCTCTGACACAGGGGTTAGTGTTTGGTGCACTGTTTAGTTATATAGCTGCGTCCTCTTTCGTATTTGAGTCATTTTTCCATATGTCTGTACATCAATTTAGTATTTTATATGCTATCAATGGTTTAGGAATTATTCTTGGAAATAACTTACCGGGTTATCTAATGGATTACGTGAAGAACAGAGATTTATTACTTGGTGGTTTGATCGTTGGAACTTTTGCTAGCTGTTTAATGGTTGGTAGTTTGTTGGTTGATCCAATGCCAATTCTAGTAATAATTCCACTTTTCGTGGTTGTGTTCTGTGTTGGTATCGTCAATACGATGGCAACCTCAATGGCAATGAGTATCGAAGGAAGTTCAAATGCGGGCGCGGCCTCCGCAGTTCTTGGATTATTGATGAATATTATTGGGGCCTTAGCATCGCCACTTTCTGGAATTATGGGTGCACAAAGTTATGCACCAATGGCATTTTTGATTTTTGGAAGCGAAGTCCTTGGACTGATATTGTTTATATTCGCTCTTAGAATGCGTAAAAGAAGTTGA
- the rlmD gene encoding 23S rRNA (uracil(1939)-C(5))-methyltransferase RlmD, producing the protein MDKKRSYNQKNKYQNQRLRVGDTIPLKIKRLGINGEGIGYFQRTICFIKGALPGEQVIAKITDIKPRFIIGETAKIKMVSPDRVEPRDSFANNVGGFELEHLSYAAQLEFKRDVIKQSLAKFRPEGYKQFDLRPTIGMDDPTGYRNKAQFQVRRLDGKVLAGMYTEGSHDLVDLPEVSVQHPLTMQIMRFIVDLLDKYSVSVYNERKNIGDVKTIIVRVAVETNQAQVVFVTNSTKLPYRDEMVEDLQAKFPEIKSIMQNINSGRNSLIWGDNTQNIAGDSFITEKMDGLSFKLSARAFFQLNPYQTVKLYNEARKALELSDNDNLVDAYSGVGTIGLSLAKKAKEVRGMDTIAEAVEDANENAKLNGIDNAHYETGAAEKLLPKWLQEGFKPDSLVVDPPRVGLEGRLIQAILTSLPKHFVYISCNPSTLARDLVPLVEKYRVEYIQSIDMFPETARVEAVVKLTLK; encoded by the coding sequence ATGGATAAAAAAAGATCATATAATCAAAAAAATAAATACCAAAATCAAAGACTGCGTGTGGGTGACACGATCCCACTTAAAATAAAACGACTTGGCATAAACGGAGAAGGAATTGGCTATTTTCAACGGACAATTTGTTTTATAAAGGGAGCCCTTCCTGGCGAACAAGTCATTGCCAAAATCACTGATATTAAACCACGTTTTATTATCGGAGAAACTGCAAAAATAAAAATGGTAAGCCCTGATCGAGTTGAACCACGCGACAGCTTTGCAAATAATGTAGGTGGATTCGAACTAGAACATTTATCTTACGCTGCGCAGCTTGAATTTAAACGAGATGTAATCAAGCAATCACTAGCTAAATTTCGTCCAGAAGGCTACAAACAATTTGATCTTCGTCCAACGATTGGAATGGATGATCCTACTGGCTACCGTAATAAGGCCCAGTTCCAGGTTCGTCGCTTAGATGGCAAGGTACTAGCAGGAATGTATACAGAGGGTTCACACGACTTAGTAGACTTGCCCGAAGTAAGTGTACAGCATCCACTTACGATGCAAATCATGCGTTTCATCGTTGATCTTTTAGATAAATACAGTGTAAGCGTCTATAACGAACGGAAGAATATTGGCGACGTCAAGACTATCATAGTTCGTGTAGCAGTTGAAACCAATCAAGCACAAGTTGTGTTTGTAACTAATTCAACAAAACTTCCTTATAGGGACGAGATGGTAGAAGATCTTCAAGCCAAGTTTCCTGAAATCAAATCAATTATGCAAAACATTAATTCTGGGCGGAATTCATTAATTTGGGGTGACAATACTCAAAACATCGCTGGGGATTCATTCATTACAGAAAAAATGGATGGTCTTTCATTTAAGTTATCTGCCCGCGCGTTTTTCCAATTAAACCCTTACCAAACAGTAAAACTTTATAACGAAGCTCGAAAGGCCCTTGAGTTATCTGATAATGATAACCTTGTAGATGCATATTCCGGAGTTGGTACTATCGGTTTATCTCTAGCTAAAAAGGCAAAAGAAGTTCGTGGTATGGATACCATTGCTGAGGCCGTAGAAGATGCTAATGAAAATGCCAAACTGAATGGCATTGATAATGCGCATTATGAAACTGGAGCTGCCGAAAAACTGTTACCAAAATGGTTGCAAGAAGGATTTAAGCCAGACTCACTCGTTGTTGATCCACCACGAGTTGGTTTAGAGGGGCGTCTAATTCAGGCCATTTTAACTTCTCTGCCAAAACACTTCGTCTATATTTCATGTAATCCATCCACACTAGCACGTGACTTGGTACCATTGGTTGAAAAGTATCGTGTTGAATATATTCAATCCATTGATATGTTCCCTGAAACGGCCCGCGTTGAGGCTGTTGTGAAGCTTACTCTTAAATAA